A window of Haloarcula marismortui ATCC 43049 genomic DNA:
AGCTGAACTGGTGTCCCTCCTGTGAGACTGTCCTCGCCGACGAGCAGGTCGAGGGCGAGGAAGAACTGTGCTGGCGCTGTGACACGCCCATCGAGGCCCGCGAGATGGACCAGTGGTTCTTCACTATCACCGACTACGCCGAGGAACTGCTCGAGGACTTAGACGACCTCGAGGGCTGGCCGAACAACGTCCGGGAGATGCAGCGTAACTGGATCGGCAAGCAAGAGGGGGCGAGCGTCGCCTTCGAGGTCGGCGACTACGGCGAGGTCGACATCTTCACGACCCGTCTGGACACCATCCACGGGGCGACGTTCTTCTCGCTGGCTCCCGGTCATCCCGTCGCGCAGGAGATCGCCCAACAGAACGACGAGGTTGCGGAGTACATCGAGACGGCAGAGCAGGCCGACGAGGACGAGCTGGACGTAACTTCCGGCGTGTTCACCGGCGAGTACGCGACCAATCCCGCTACTGGCGAGGAGATTCCTGTCTACGTCGCCGACTACGTGCTGACCGACGTGGGAACCGGAGCGCTGTACGCCGTGCCAGCCCACGACGAGCGCGACCACGAGTTTGCCACACACCACGACATCGACATCGTGCAGGTCGTCGAACCGACCGACGACGCGGACGCTGACCCCGAAGACATCGACGTGCAGGAAGCAGCCTACCCCGAGGACGGCCTGCTGGTCAACAGCGGCGAGTTCGACGGGCTGGCGAGCGCCGAGGCCCGCGACCGCTTCGTCGAGGAGTTCGACGGCGAACACAGGACGGAGTACAACCTCCGCGACTGGGGTATCTCCCGCCAGCGCTACTGGGGCACGCCAATTCCGATGATTCACTGCGACGACTGTGGCTACGTCGAGGTCCCCGACGAGGATCTCCCCGTCGAACTGCCGGAGTTCGTCCACACGACTGGGAACCCGCTGGACGCCGCTGAGGAGTGGAAGCAGGTTGATTGTCCGGACTGCGGTGCCGACGCGGTGCGGGAGACGGACACGATGGACACCTTCGTCGACTCCTCGTGGTACTTCCTGCGGTACACCTCGCCGGAGATGGATGAGGCTCCCTTCGACGCCGAGCGGGCCAGCGACTGGATGCCGGTCGACCAGTACGTCGGCGGTATCGAACACGCCGTGATGCACCTGCTGTACGCCCGCTTCTTCACGAAAGTGCTTGACGACCTCGACATGGTTGATGGCGTCCGCGAACCCTTCACCAACCTCACGAACCAGGGGATGGTGCTTGGCGAGGACGGCAACAAGATGTCGAAGAGTCTGGATAACGGCGTCTCACCCCAGCGCATCATCGAGGAGTACGGCGCGGACACGGCCCGACTGTTCATCATGGAGGCCGCCCAGCCAGAGAAGGAGTTCGCTTGGAGTCCTGAAGGTGTACAGTCCGCCCACAGCTTCCTCCAGAACGTGTACACGCTGGTTTCGGCCTACGCGGAGGGTGAGGCGGGGACCGCCACTGACACGGAGAATGGGGCCGACATCGCGGACTACGTCGCCCGCGAAATCGACGCGACGGCAGCGAACGCGACGGCGGAGTTCGAGGACTTTCGGTTCAACCACGCGTTGCAGGCTGTCCGGGAACTGGTGTCGCTGCTGCGCCGGTATCAGGAGGCGACCACCCCCGATGCTGACACCTTCGAGCGCGGGCTGGCGACGGCGGCGAAACTGCTCGCCCCGGTTGCTCCCCACGCCGCAGAGGAGATGTGGGCCGAACTGGGCCATGACGACCTCATCGCCGAGGCCGAGTGGCCGGCCGCCGACGCCCCCGCCGACTACGAGATGGAGCGCCGGCTGGTCGAAAACACTCGCGAAGACATCCGCGACATCGTCGAGACGGTCGGTAT
This region includes:
- the leuS gene encoding leucine--tRNA ligase, with translation MTTTGEERERGFDHTEIEPRWQRTWDEADVFRIDDDETDPEYVLAMFPYTSGSLHMGHVRNYTITDAYARFERMRGESVLHPMGWDSFGLPAENAAEERDTNPRDWTMQCIDSMRDQLTEMGFGYDWDRELATCEPDYYQWNQWLFKQFREEGLVERQAAELNWCPSCETVLADEQVEGEEELCWRCDTPIEAREMDQWFFTITDYAEELLEDLDDLEGWPNNVREMQRNWIGKQEGASVAFEVGDYGEVDIFTTRLDTIHGATFFSLAPGHPVAQEIAQQNDEVAEYIETAEQADEDELDVTSGVFTGEYATNPATGEEIPVYVADYVLTDVGTGALYAVPAHDERDHEFATHHDIDIVQVVEPTDDADADPEDIDVQEAAYPEDGLLVNSGEFDGLASAEARDRFVEEFDGEHRTEYNLRDWGISRQRYWGTPIPMIHCDDCGYVEVPDEDLPVELPEFVHTTGNPLDAAEEWKQVDCPDCGADAVRETDTMDTFVDSSWYFLRYTSPEMDEAPFDAERASDWMPVDQYVGGIEHAVMHLLYARFFTKVLDDLDMVDGVREPFTNLTNQGMVLGEDGNKMSKSLDNGVSPQRIIEEYGADTARLFIMEAAQPEKEFAWSPEGVQSAHSFLQNVYTLVSAYAEGEAGTATDTENGADIADYVAREIDATAANATAEFEDFRFNHALQAVRELVSLLRRYQEATTPDADTFERGLATAAKLLAPVAPHAAEEMWAELGHDDLIAEAEWPAADAPADYEMERRLVENTREDIRDIVETVGIEDPQTITLAIAPGWKHRVLDLARNADGNVVGTVMQDEDLREQGEAAADFAKELAGRAQSLDEQLPPEREQAALERAAWLIEREFGADVVVQGPEEADPDLVGKSGPGRPAIDIEE